The Neorhodopirellula lusitana genome contains a region encoding:
- a CDS encoding HlyD family efflux transporter periplasmic adaptor subunit — MPTSPQRCLSLLALLLLAISPVLADDSDKKPADETGSKKEFVKIDGVFESKKTDEIAANTKQIASLVIKRILDHGASVKKGGTVVWFETKEIDEKIAKAELELELAKIALEDSEFSFEQFIEQQKLDRHDAEMTRKEARQAYDNFVNVDRDQQIRNAEVQLKRSRESLEYVQEEFNQLEQMYEEDDLTEESEEIVLKRARRAVERAEFDLELAKTRAERTLDQSIPAKQEKQEAALSRAELAFSKSIQNLKSARNKREIERRKQQTEFEKQQADFKELQAERRALVLTSPIEGLVYHGKITRGRIGDKPSTLESQVKVSARQVLATIVQPKRLRIAADVNEEQRGKLDVGMKGTAIPKSFPGLKIPVTLESIAKVPFAANKIECVVVINGKVGDSEIVPGMTCSIQFEVAKDENTKSDSGKSKKGDTPKAAKR, encoded by the coding sequence ATGCCCACCTCCCCCCAACGCTGTCTCTCCCTGCTCGCCCTCTTGCTGCTAGCGATTTCCCCTGTTCTCGCGGACGACAGCGATAAGAAACCTGCTGACGAAACTGGTTCGAAAAAAGAGTTCGTTAAGATCGATGGCGTTTTTGAATCAAAGAAGACGGACGAGATCGCCGCAAACACCAAACAGATCGCTTCCCTCGTCATCAAGCGAATTCTCGATCACGGCGCGAGCGTCAAGAAAGGCGGCACCGTGGTTTGGTTTGAGACCAAAGAGATCGACGAAAAAATTGCGAAAGCGGAACTCGAATTGGAACTCGCCAAGATCGCTCTCGAAGATTCGGAGTTCTCGTTTGAGCAATTCATCGAACAACAGAAACTTGATCGCCACGACGCAGAAATGACTCGCAAGGAAGCTCGGCAGGCTTACGACAACTTCGTCAACGTGGACCGTGACCAACAAATCCGAAACGCCGAAGTGCAACTGAAACGTTCTCGCGAGTCGCTCGAGTACGTGCAGGAAGAATTCAACCAGCTCGAGCAAATGTACGAAGAGGACGACTTAACGGAAGAGTCCGAAGAAATCGTGCTGAAACGTGCTCGAAGAGCGGTCGAACGTGCCGAGTTTGACTTGGAATTGGCGAAGACACGAGCCGAACGTACCCTCGACCAATCGATCCCAGCCAAGCAGGAAAAACAAGAGGCTGCTCTCTCGCGCGCGGAACTTGCATTCTCCAAATCGATTCAGAATCTCAAGTCAGCTCGTAATAAACGTGAAATCGAACGACGCAAACAGCAAACTGAATTCGAGAAACAACAGGCCGACTTCAAGGAGCTGCAAGCCGAACGTCGTGCTCTCGTGCTAACCTCCCCGATCGAAGGATTGGTTTACCACGGCAAAATCACTCGCGGTCGCATCGGCGACAAACCCAGCACGCTCGAATCCCAGGTTAAAGTTTCTGCGAGACAAGTGCTCGCCACGATCGTTCAGCCAAAACGTTTGCGCATCGCCGCGGACGTGAACGAAGAACAACGGGGGAAACTCGACGTCGGAATGAAGGGAACGGCGATTCCAAAATCGTTCCCCGGTCTCAAAATCCCAGTGACCTTGGAATCGATCGCTAAAGTTCCGTTCGCTGCCAACAAGATCGAATGCGTTGTCGTGATCAATGGCAAGGTGGGGGATAGTGAAATCGTCCCTGGAATGACATGCAGCATTCAATTTGAAGTCGCCAAAGACGAGAATACGAAGAGCGATAGTGGCAAAAGCAAAAAGGGCGATACCCCAAAGGCGGCCAAAAGATGA
- a CDS encoding DUF4339 domain-containing protein, translating to MNSSPWYLRDSTQTEGPFTEPEIRARLLADAFVPDAQVKQGDSVWRLASEVKEMFAEVYRNGWYIKTRGKIVGPFLATKVIQLQQAGNLPDDARLRQGTSSDWLPASDGVDEIQKKQATLAKIARLPGTRKAPQKRQAPPQPATSPKRKTEDVRPLFQQAIPILEAIPIATVTPIEAERVPEHHQTQTFEIIDEDFPANPVQHPPQHHRHSPAYLAGRRPPFRPRQGALIAMVSSLTAIACFVGASIWLSPTIAKLTEHIPGIDSHQKVLNDYERFAMSPELSLDETFKLTLTGNRNAIVKSRTHEIARMLDRAIKLGPWELETYQEQVLGFTNRLEEYRKQQEEESQKRKLEALEKLKNKAPKTKSAPKKVTKETTPANQLTPQEKAEKFEKAKDSLRQYIQAMNEAQFLNTALRTAIFVGWCPLSAPESSFQQVQYDIAIVKRDVFFALLKVRSQDDYEKLGEVFEQAIGKIKQIQEENQATLREQKLYHNHNAYTDHFDSIVLQSIREPLAVLYQRPKNRDAEYEYLNLIDAIKREY from the coding sequence ATGAATTCATCACCATGGTATCTGCGGGACTCGACTCAAACGGAAGGCCCGTTTACCGAGCCTGAAATACGGGCACGCTTGCTGGCAGACGCGTTCGTGCCAGATGCCCAGGTAAAGCAGGGCGATAGCGTGTGGCGACTTGCCTCCGAGGTGAAGGAAATGTTCGCCGAGGTCTACCGAAACGGTTGGTACATCAAGACTCGCGGTAAAATCGTTGGGCCCTTCCTCGCAACCAAAGTCATTCAGCTACAACAGGCAGGCAATCTCCCAGATGATGCCAGACTGCGACAAGGGACTTCATCAGACTGGTTGCCAGCTTCCGATGGTGTGGACGAGATTCAAAAAAAACAAGCGACACTGGCCAAAATTGCCAGACTGCCGGGAACTCGAAAGGCTCCACAAAAGAGGCAAGCCCCACCCCAACCGGCCACCAGCCCCAAACGCAAAACCGAAGACGTCCGCCCACTGTTTCAACAAGCCATCCCAATACTGGAAGCGATCCCCATCGCTACGGTGACTCCAATTGAGGCGGAACGGGTTCCCGAACACCATCAAACACAAACATTTGAAATTATCGACGAGGACTTCCCAGCCAATCCAGTTCAACATCCGCCACAGCACCATCGACACAGCCCCGCTTATCTCGCTGGCCGCAGGCCCCCTTTTCGCCCACGGCAAGGAGCACTCATCGCAATGGTATCCTCGCTGACTGCGATTGCTTGTTTCGTCGGAGCATCAATCTGGCTCAGTCCGACCATCGCTAAATTGACCGAACACATCCCAGGAATTGACTCTCATCAGAAAGTGCTGAATGACTACGAACGCTTCGCAATGAGTCCCGAACTGTCACTCGATGAAACTTTCAAGCTAACTTTAACTGGAAATCGAAATGCAATCGTTAAGTCCCGAACTCACGAAATCGCAAGGATGTTGGATCGAGCAATTAAGCTTGGCCCATGGGAACTCGAAACTTATCAAGAACAAGTGCTTGGTTTCACGAATCGACTAGAAGAATACCGAAAGCAGCAAGAAGAAGAATCCCAAAAAAGGAAACTGGAAGCGTTAGAGAAACTCAAAAACAAGGCCCCCAAAACAAAATCCGCACCAAAGAAAGTCACGAAGGAGACCACTCCCGCAAATCAGCTAACACCGCAAGAGAAAGCGGAGAAATTTGAAAAAGCCAAAGACTCATTGCGTCAATACATCCAAGCGATGAACGAAGCACAATTTCTAAACACGGCATTACGGACTGCAATATTCGTCGGCTGGTGTCCGCTGTCTGCTCCTGAATCGAGCTTTCAACAGGTTCAGTACGATATCGCGATTGTTAAGCGAGATGTCTTTTTTGCACTCCTAAAAGTAAGAAGCCAAGACGACTACGAGAAGCTGGGCGAAGTATTTGAGCAAGCGATTGGTAAAATCAAACAGATACAAGAAGAGAACCAAGCGACGCTTCGAGAACAAAAGCTGTACCACAATCACAACGCTTATACGGATCATTTCGACTCAATTGTCCTGCAATCGATCCGGGAACCGCTGGCGGTTCTCTATCAGAGGCCCAAAAATCGCGATGCTGAATACGAGTATCTCAATCTGATCGACGCAATCAAACGCGAATACTAG
- a CDS encoding glycoside hydrolase family 172 protein, with product MKKILPPLLVVLFAVSIHCQAAEPVSIRSLLNEMVDRDSVAKFPANNFRLKQHSSYNRDSKTPDDKKGWFSNLDRNTSEKDKNFIRIEENKGQKEWVLMEHEGPGAIVRTWMPFLSAGRPNTDIQIRVYLDGETEPTLEGNMLGLFDGTGLFPYPFAHKSLRSSVSFFPIPYAKGCKVTTTERPFFFQFTFREYEADTSVKTFTMSDFEATKPLVEEVGQTLLNPVSGEPHADHTQQAPLSLRTTLTAGSEQSLDLPSGNASVRSMSVKLASYEEPSTTRKVILKMEFDGHQTVWCPVGDFFGTGIGLHPFQGWYRTVSEDGTMSCRWVMPYQKSGKISLVNLDDTPIDVEMKVHTGEWEWNDQSMYFNAAWRGQYPVATRPYSDWNYVTLKGRGVYVGDTLTVMNPVAKWWGEGDEKIFVDGEDFPSIFGTGTEDYYAYSWGGVSTDFYEHPFHAQPRSHVYDKLNRKTSGEKNTQGYSTETRTRSLDTMPFGSSLQLDMEIWSWTDSQMGYGVGTYWYGDAQTQSNRVPNPTEALNVPPLPNATVTSNLPKTPNNLFDFETITLVSKPTNVELLPQSLKKFKGQWNGDGHVLVVNTKQGDVIEWKIPTQGSESKKLVLQATQSYDFGVVEFTVNGIPTGKQIDLYSNKPVPSGEIDLGEFPPIDGAFKLQIKVAGKNPKSSGFRYGIDCISLRLSDAHATKIK from the coding sequence ATGAAAAAGATCCTTCCGCCGCTGCTCGTGGTCCTGTTTGCTGTTTCCATTCACTGCCAGGCCGCCGAACCGGTCTCAATCCGCTCTCTGCTAAACGAGATGGTGGATCGTGATTCAGTTGCCAAGTTCCCTGCGAACAACTTTCGTCTGAAACAACACAGCAGCTATAACCGGGATTCGAAGACGCCGGATGATAAAAAGGGTTGGTTCAGCAACCTCGATCGCAACACGAGCGAGAAAGACAAGAATTTCATTCGTATCGAGGAGAACAAGGGCCAGAAAGAATGGGTGCTGATGGAGCACGAGGGCCCCGGAGCAATCGTTCGCACTTGGATGCCATTTCTTAGCGCGGGTCGCCCCAACACGGATATTCAAATTCGTGTCTACCTCGATGGAGAAACCGAACCCACTCTCGAAGGCAACATGCTAGGCCTGTTTGACGGCACTGGATTGTTCCCCTATCCGTTCGCACACAAGTCACTACGTTCGTCCGTTTCGTTTTTTCCCATCCCCTATGCCAAAGGATGCAAAGTCACAACGACTGAGCGACCTTTCTTCTTCCAGTTCACCTTTCGTGAATACGAGGCGGATACATCGGTCAAGACTTTCACGATGTCCGATTTCGAAGCTACCAAACCGCTAGTCGAAGAAGTCGGCCAAACTCTCCTGAACCCCGTCAGCGGCGAACCCCATGCGGACCATACTCAACAAGCACCGCTGTCGCTTCGCACAACCCTCACGGCGGGCTCCGAACAATCACTTGACCTTCCCAGTGGCAACGCATCCGTTCGATCCATGTCAGTGAAACTGGCTAGCTACGAAGAACCTTCCACCACGCGTAAGGTTATTTTGAAAATGGAGTTCGACGGCCACCAAACGGTGTGGTGCCCCGTTGGTGATTTCTTCGGAACCGGCATCGGACTCCATCCGTTTCAAGGTTGGTATCGCACTGTATCGGAAGACGGCACGATGTCATGCCGCTGGGTGATGCCCTATCAAAAGTCTGGCAAGATTTCACTGGTCAACTTGGACGACACACCCATCGATGTAGAAATGAAAGTTCATACCGGTGAATGGGAATGGAATGATCAATCGATGTATTTCAATGCAGCTTGGCGAGGGCAATACCCCGTGGCCACGCGGCCCTATTCCGACTGGAATTATGTCACACTGAAAGGACGGGGCGTCTACGTCGGCGACACACTGACTGTCATGAACCCCGTTGCAAAGTGGTGGGGTGAAGGTGATGAAAAAATCTTTGTTGACGGAGAAGATTTCCCTTCCATTTTTGGAACTGGCACAGAGGACTACTACGCCTATTCATGGGGCGGAGTCAGCACCGACTTCTATGAACACCCATTCCACGCTCAGCCCCGCAGTCACGTCTACGACAAGCTGAACCGAAAGACATCTGGCGAGAAAAACACTCAGGGATACAGCACCGAAACCCGCACTCGATCACTCGATACGATGCCGTTCGGCTCATCCTTGCAACTCGACATGGAAATTTGGTCGTGGACCGACAGCCAGATGGGATACGGCGTTGGCACCTACTGGTATGGCGACGCGCAAACTCAATCCAACCGCGTCCCCAATCCCACCGAAGCGTTGAACGTGCCACCATTGCCAAACGCAACCGTCACGTCCAATCTTCCAAAGACGCCCAACAATCTTTTTGATTTTGAAACAATCACTTTGGTATCAAAACCCACAAACGTCGAACTGCTCCCCCAATCGCTGAAGAAATTCAAGGGACAATGGAACGGCGACGGCCATGTCTTAGTGGTGAATACCAAACAGGGCGACGTCATCGAATGGAAAATTCCTACCCAAGGATCCGAGAGTAAAAAGCTGGTTCTTCAAGCCACTCAAAGCTATGATTTTGGCGTCGTGGAATTCACAGTCAACGGAATCCCGACGGGCAAGCAAATCGATCTGTATTCCAACAAACCAGTACCTTCCGGCGAGATCGACCTGGGGGAATTTCCCCCAATCGATGGTGCCTTCAAACTGCAAATCAAGGTTGCAGGAAAGAACCCCAAGAGTTCAGGGTTTCGATATGGAATCGACTGCATTTCTTTGCGATTGTCAGACGCCCACGCCACCAAGATTAAGTAA
- a CDS encoding glycoside hydrolase family 28 protein, whose protein sequence is MMNGVNRMLKCFAICLVVLLSGVAGDASGNEGGQYNVREFGAVGDGMTIDTDAIQDAIDACSSAGGGMVRVPTGSFVIGTVHLKNNVTLSLDYRAELLGSQNQKDYPIGNLRPAREGNSECLLYAEDAKNIRLEGLGVIDGRGHPDFFPKRAGPGGKDTRPRLIRFENCQNVTFSGLTYRNPAFWGIHIVDCKEVHFTGVKVRMRNNHSNNDGLDIDACENVLIENCDIISGDDAICLKSTLGPCRNIVVRDCVVSSNTAALKFGTSSFGGFIGVNVSNCYFYDCPMGAIKLQSVDGGRLENVSISRIVMKEVGSPLFIRLGNRGRTYTENTKTGANQGADVRPEGAGVGSIKNVRVSDVVAEVTIEDREKAALAHYKRMKVDPTPGVTAREKSKAGPIMITGIPGHYIEDVVLENIVTTYPGHGTAVDAKREIVEDVARYPEQFFFGVLPSWGAYIRHAKNVQFKNVKMTTLANDARERIVLDDVEQFGDE, encoded by the coding sequence ATGATGAATGGCGTGAATCGGATGTTGAAGTGCTTTGCAATATGTCTGGTCGTGTTGCTATCGGGGGTGGCCGGCGACGCGTCAGGAAATGAGGGAGGTCAGTACAACGTCAGGGAATTCGGTGCGGTCGGGGATGGCATGACGATCGATACCGATGCGATCCAAGATGCGATTGATGCGTGTAGTAGCGCCGGCGGCGGTATGGTTCGGGTGCCAACAGGAAGCTTTGTGATTGGGACCGTTCACCTCAAAAACAATGTCACTTTATCGCTTGATTACAGAGCGGAATTGCTGGGGAGTCAAAATCAGAAGGATTATCCCATTGGCAACTTGCGTCCAGCACGTGAGGGGAATTCGGAGTGCTTGCTTTATGCGGAAGATGCGAAGAACATCCGTCTGGAAGGGCTCGGAGTCATCGACGGTCGTGGCCATCCAGACTTTTTCCCGAAACGTGCGGGGCCTGGCGGCAAAGACACTCGTCCTAGACTGATCCGCTTTGAGAACTGCCAGAACGTGACTTTCTCAGGATTGACCTATCGGAACCCGGCATTCTGGGGCATTCATATCGTCGACTGCAAAGAGGTGCATTTTACCGGCGTCAAAGTGCGGATGCGAAACAACCATTCCAACAACGATGGTCTCGACATCGACGCTTGTGAAAATGTTTTGATCGAAAACTGCGATATCATTTCGGGCGACGACGCGATTTGCTTGAAGAGCACTCTAGGTCCCTGTCGTAATATTGTCGTTCGTGATTGCGTAGTCAGTAGCAATACAGCCGCTTTGAAGTTTGGGACCTCATCGTTTGGCGGCTTCATTGGTGTTAATGTCAGCAATTGCTATTTCTATGACTGTCCGATGGGGGCGATCAAGTTGCAGTCCGTTGACGGTGGGCGACTGGAGAACGTTTCGATCTCCCGGATTGTGATGAAGGAAGTTGGGTCGCCACTCTTCATCCGCTTGGGTAACCGCGGACGCACTTACACCGAAAACACCAAGACTGGCGCCAATCAAGGCGCGGACGTGAGGCCGGAAGGTGCCGGGGTTGGGAGTATTAAGAATGTCCGTGTCAGCGATGTGGTCGCTGAAGTGACAATAGAAGATCGCGAGAAAGCCGCCCTTGCGCACTACAAAAGAATGAAAGTTGATCCGACACCGGGGGTCACTGCCAGAGAAAAGTCCAAGGCTGGACCAATCATGATCACAGGAATTCCGGGGCACTACATTGAGGACGTCGTGTTGGAGAACATTGTGACTACCTATCCAGGCCACGGAACGGCAGTTGATGCCAAGCGGGAAATCGTTGAGGACGTTGCGCGTTACCCCGAACAGTTTTTCTTCGGTGTTCTACCCTCGTGGGGAGCTTACATTCGACATGCCAAAAACGTGCAGTTTAAGAATGTTAAGATGACCACGCTCGCAAATGATGCTCGAGAGCGGATCGTGTTAGATGATGTCGAGCAATTCGGCGATGAATAG
- a CDS encoding trypsin-like peptidase domain-containing protein gives MRKYRVVWIVVWGLVFFAASHRNARCNEFDLHSLQSDVFDTIDQVRPAVVRITGGSTFSGVIVSADGHVVSVAHAVSPGKRYQVTLPDGRRFRGVGQGSNSKSDSALVKILDSGGDLPYAPMGDSSSLVPNQPCIGLSYPSGQRAGNEPVVRFGRFIRASRRRGMLQTSVLMEPGDSGGPVFDLNGCVIGIRSRIGRSMQQNYEVPINVYREFWSELNREQAFEHSEPSAPRLGIRCVASSEENEKAEGDGLVILSVKDDSLAFKAGLSPDDRIVQLYGRPQQSIKDLREAMDNAWDDGVESIKVQVTRSDRSIDLEIDLALAREIAPRVSLPENDHPVIPAPRGFKELERLANQLADLEAKLDDACVTITSDFGEGNVREITGTLFRGTRWVVSKNSVVGQNPTAEFDNERFPLAVIDRDTVNDLVLLESPEVHRAGIKVDAAGVELSTGAFLLTPDDVGGGFVSIVGSPEFRSPKQDSRGFLGVVPATYQDRQGALLNEVIDDGAAKSAGLLVGDVITQMNDTSIRSQNDLRRFLSEADPHALITAALRRGEDELTKSIMLEGIPPRSDHAANKMAKSGRRDGFQKVYPHDADLDPRNCGGPLFDLDGNLVGLNIARHSRVRTYALPVSILREFMRRATSNSLSINESDGGISVRGN, from the coding sequence ATGCGAAAATACCGAGTTGTCTGGATCGTCGTTTGGGGGCTGGTGTTTTTTGCTGCGAGTCATCGCAATGCCCGCTGCAACGAATTTGATTTGCATTCGCTGCAGAGTGATGTCTTCGACACCATTGACCAAGTTCGTCCTGCTGTGGTCCGAATTACCGGTGGTTCCACATTCAGCGGCGTGATCGTGAGTGCGGACGGGCATGTGGTTTCGGTCGCCCACGCGGTCAGTCCCGGAAAGCGATACCAGGTGACTCTTCCCGACGGACGCCGCTTCCGTGGGGTCGGCCAGGGAAGCAACTCGAAGTCAGATAGCGCGCTGGTGAAAATCCTGGATTCCGGCGGTGACTTACCTTACGCCCCGATGGGTGACTCGTCTTCGCTGGTGCCGAACCAACCGTGCATTGGTCTCAGCTATCCCAGTGGGCAAAGAGCCGGCAATGAACCCGTTGTTCGTTTTGGTCGGTTCATTCGGGCCAGTCGCAGACGCGGGATGTTGCAAACTTCCGTTCTGATGGAGCCCGGTGATTCCGGTGGTCCTGTGTTCGACTTGAATGGTTGTGTGATCGGAATTCGTTCGCGCATCGGACGATCGATGCAACAGAATTATGAAGTGCCCATCAATGTGTATCGTGAATTCTGGAGTGAGCTGAATCGCGAACAGGCGTTTGAACATTCCGAGCCTTCTGCACCACGTTTGGGGATCCGCTGTGTCGCTTCGAGTGAAGAGAACGAGAAAGCTGAGGGTGATGGTTTAGTCATCCTTAGTGTGAAAGATGATAGTTTGGCGTTCAAGGCTGGCCTCAGCCCTGATGATAGGATCGTGCAACTTTACGGGCGTCCGCAGCAGTCGATAAAGGATCTTCGTGAAGCGATGGACAACGCGTGGGATGATGGTGTCGAGTCGATCAAGGTTCAAGTAACAAGGTCGGACAGAAGTATCGATCTGGAGATCGATCTTGCTTTGGCGAGAGAGATTGCTCCCAGGGTTTCGCTTCCGGAAAATGACCATCCCGTCATCCCTGCGCCACGGGGCTTCAAGGAGCTTGAAAGATTAGCCAATCAGCTGGCTGATTTAGAGGCTAAGTTGGATGACGCTTGTGTCACAATCACGAGCGATTTCGGAGAGGGCAACGTGCGGGAGATTACGGGGACGCTTTTTCGAGGCACACGCTGGGTGGTCAGTAAGAATTCCGTCGTTGGTCAGAATCCAACAGCCGAATTCGACAATGAGCGATTTCCATTGGCTGTCATTGACCGGGACACCGTCAACGATCTTGTGTTGTTGGAGTCTCCCGAGGTTCATAGGGCCGGTATTAAAGTGGATGCGGCTGGTGTTGAACTTTCCACGGGAGCATTCCTGTTGACCCCAGATGATGTCGGTGGGGGATTTGTCAGTATTGTCGGCAGCCCCGAGTTCCGTTCACCAAAGCAAGATAGTCGCGGCTTTCTGGGTGTGGTCCCCGCCACCTATCAAGATCGCCAAGGCGCTCTTCTCAATGAAGTGATTGACGACGGAGCTGCCAAGAGTGCTGGGCTGTTGGTTGGCGATGTGATCACGCAGATGAATGACACGTCCATCCGCTCGCAAAACGATTTGCGGAGGTTTCTATCGGAAGCGGACCCTCATGCTCTCATTACCGCAGCGCTGCGTCGTGGTGAAGATGAACTGACCAAGTCGATCATGCTCGAGGGAATCCCTCCTCGTTCAGATCACGCTGCCAATAAGATGGCGAAGAGTGGTCGCCGCGATGGATTTCAAAAGGTATATCCGCACGATGCCGACCTCGACCCCAGGAACTGCGGTGGTCCGCTATTCGATCTGGATGGCAATCTTGTCGGACTGAATATCGCTCGCCACAGTCGCGTACGCACCTATGCGCTGCCTGTTTCCATCCTGCGGGAGTTCATGCGGCGTGCAACATCGAATTCATTGTCGATAAACGAATCCGATGGTGGGATTTCGGTCCGGGGAAATTAG
- a CDS encoding alginate lyase family protein: MCLPDLNEVMILYQMRIVVFLLLLTSVNGAIALGQFAHPGVAHSLESIAFARGNVEAGEQPWLSAWEGVSNSRYASLEYQARPSSRVERGPYNNPDIGSSEFSDDAKAAYYHSLCWAFSGEEAHAVKAAEVINAWSGTLRSVGNHDARLLIGMSGYHFCVAAELLKHTWDQWPEDEQSRFESMLRDIWYPVIEDFHPTANGNWDASMLQVMIAMAVFLDDQKMFDKATDYYLSGNGNGAIGKYFMESGQCQESGRDQAHTQMGLEFLANTCETAWIQGVDLYGTLDNRLLKGFEYTAKYNLGFDVPYQPYRSVEGRYFYETLSRDSRGRLRPMYERVLNHYQNRQGLKATYTEQAALKLRMNQPEGRVDRDGSRRGGRREGRRGRGRSTPSHLDTLMYAGRSSSVQGTTE; the protein is encoded by the coding sequence ATGTGTTTACCTGACCTCAATGAAGTGATGATCTTGTATCAAATGCGAATTGTAGTTTTTTTGTTGCTGCTTACCAGCGTTAACGGGGCAATAGCGCTGGGCCAGTTTGCGCATCCAGGAGTTGCTCACAGCCTCGAAAGCATTGCGTTCGCGAGGGGAAACGTGGAGGCTGGCGAGCAACCGTGGTTGAGTGCGTGGGAGGGGGTTAGCAATTCTCGATATGCATCATTGGAATACCAGGCACGTCCGTCATCACGCGTTGAACGCGGACCTTACAACAATCCTGACATCGGATCGTCCGAATTTAGCGACGATGCTAAGGCTGCCTACTATCACTCGCTTTGTTGGGCGTTTTCAGGAGAGGAAGCTCACGCGGTCAAGGCGGCGGAAGTCATCAACGCGTGGTCGGGAACGCTGCGATCGGTTGGCAACCATGACGCAAGATTGTTAATCGGCATGAGTGGATACCACTTCTGTGTGGCGGCTGAGTTGCTGAAGCATACGTGGGATCAATGGCCGGAAGATGAACAGTCTCGCTTCGAGTCGATGCTTCGCGATATTTGGTATCCCGTAATCGAGGATTTCCATCCGACCGCAAATGGAAATTGGGACGCGTCGATGTTGCAGGTGATGATTGCGATGGCTGTCTTCCTTGACGATCAGAAGATGTTTGACAAGGCCACGGACTACTATCTTAGTGGTAATGGAAACGGGGCAATCGGGAAGTACTTCATGGAATCGGGGCAGTGTCAGGAATCCGGTCGTGATCAGGCACATACTCAAATGGGCCTGGAGTTCTTAGCAAACACCTGTGAAACGGCGTGGATTCAGGGCGTTGACCTATACGGAACTCTGGACAACCGACTGTTGAAAGGTTTTGAGTACACCGCAAAGTACAACCTCGGATTCGACGTGCCGTATCAGCCATACCGAAGCGTGGAAGGGCGTTATTTCTACGAGACGCTCTCAAGAGACAGTCGTGGGCGACTTCGTCCGATGTACGAACGTGTCTTGAATCACTACCAAAACCGTCAGGGGCTCAAGGCCACTTACACCGAGCAGGCTGCTCTCAAGCTCCGGATGAATCAACCGGAGGGACGCGTTGATCGCGATGGATCCAGGCGAGGCGGACGTCGTGAAGGGCGAAGAGGACGAGGCCGTTCTACGCCGTCGCACTTGGACACGCTGATGTATGCCGGACGGTCGTCCTCGGTACAGGGAACAACGGAGTAA